Proteins from one Triticum aestivum cultivar Chinese Spring chromosome 7A, IWGSC CS RefSeq v2.1, whole genome shotgun sequence genomic window:
- the LOC123150424 gene encoding aluminum-activated malate transporter 9, protein MGMGAAAAGLLPREEQWSTLEDQRGECPLLSSAWSLPGPPGEGIGNAKQGALRRAAARAWGALAAGPAEMSALALSDPRKPVFAAKVALAIALMSLLAFVREPRDFVSHSVWALLTAVVVFEFSIGATLSRGFNRGLGTLTAGGLALAIAESAKNLGEMEEVIIVVSTFTVGFCTTLAKQHPKMKPYEYGFRVFLLTFGYVMVSGYSTGKFTDTAVNRFVFIALGAAVSLGINIGIYPIWAGEDLHNLVAKNFAGVANSLEGCVDEYLKCMEYERISSRILLYQASDDPLYSGYRAAIEASAQEQTLLDDAIWEPPHGPYKMMSYPWKSFTKVGGALRHCSFAAMALHGCILSEIQAPPESRKVFSSEIHKVGRECAKVLRELGNNVKTMTKLSSSDILFEVHLAAEELQKKIDERSYLLVNTEAWHTSKRAEGIKDAMNATLIAGRENKNEALEPTIADQTLAYHYKTFAASSFRSRYDSSSTIDGYKKLPHWPARTTFHPNLPLEDTESKTYQSASALSLATFSSLLIEFVARLQNVVYAFEELSDKANFKEPVEEPVAVGKGDGGFVAKMCKLVGLRS, encoded by the exons ATGGGgatgggcgccgccgccgccgggctcctGCCGCGGGAGGAACAGTGGTCGACGCTGGAGGACCAACGGGGCGAATGCCCGCTGCTCTCGTCGGCGTGGAGCCTGCCAGGGCCGCCGGGGGAGGGGATCGGGAATGCGAAGCAGGGGGCGCTCCGGCGCGCCGCGGCGCGGGCGTGGGGCGCGCTGGCCGCGGGGCCGGCGGAGATGTCGGCGCTCGCGCTGTCCGACCCGCGGAAGCCCGTGTTCGCGGCCAAGGTCGCGCTGGCCATCGCGCTCATGTCGCTGCTCGCCTTCGTCCGCGAGCCGCGCGACTTCGTCAGCCACTCCGTCTGGGCCCTCCTCACCGCCGTCGTCGTCTTCGAGTTCAGCATCG GTGCAACACTTAGCAGAGGTTTCAATAGGGGATTAGGAACACTTACTGCAGGAGGGCTTGCTCTAGCAATTGCTGAATCGGCCAAAAACCTGGGGGAAATGGAAGAAGTGATTATTGTTGTGAGCACTTTCACTGTTG GTTTTTGTACAACCTTGGCAAAGCAGCACCCAAAGATGAAGCCTTATGAATATGGATTTCGTGTATTCTTGCTAACATTCGGTTATGTCATGGTCTCTGGATACAGCACAGGGAAGTTCACTGATACAGCTGTAAACAGATTTGTATTCATTGCTCTTGGTGCTGCTGTCAGTCTGGGAATCAATATAGGCATTTACCCAATCTGGGCTGGAGAGGACTTGCACAATTTGGTTGCAAAGAATTTTGCTGGTGTTGCAAATTCCTTAGAAG GCTGTGTTGATGAATATCTGAAATGCATGGAATATGAAAGGATTTCTTCAAGAATACTTCTATATCAAGCTTCTGATGATCCTCTATATAGTGGGTACAGGGCAGCTATTGAAGCATCAGCACAAGAGCAAACCTTG CTAGATGATGCTATATGGGAACCACCCCATGGCCCTTACAAAATGATGAGCTATCCTTGGAAGAGTTTCACTAAAGTTGGTGGAGCACTGAGGCATTGTTCCTTCGCGGCCATGGCACTGCATGGTTGCATTCTTTCAGAAATTCAG GCACCGCCAGAAAGCAGAAAGGTCTTTAGTTCAGAAATTCATAAAGTGGGCAGAGAATGTGCTAAAGTGTTGCGCGAGCTTGGGAACAACGTCAAGACAATGACAAAGTTGAGCTCCTCAGATATTCTATTTGAAGTCCACTTGGCAGCTGAAGAGTTGCAAAAAAAGATTGATGAGAGGTCATATCTTTTGGTGAATACTGAAGCGTGGCACACTAGCAAGCGAGCTGAAGGAATCAAAGATGCCATGAATGCCACCCTTATTGCGGGAAGAGAAAATAAGAATGAAGCATTGGAACCTACCATTGCTGATCAAACTTTGGCATACCATTATAAGACATTTGCTGCTAGTTCATTCCGTAGCAGATATGATTCGTCGTCAACCATAGACGGCTACAAGAAGCTACCACATTGGCCTGCTCGAACAACGTTCCATCCAAACCTGCCACTCGAAGACACGGAATCAAAAACATATCAAAGTGCAAGCGCCTTATCCTTGGCCACATTTTCCTCGCTTCTAATCGAGTTTGTTGCCCGGCTACAGAATGTTGTTTACGCATTTGAAGAACTCAGTGATAAGGCCAATTTCAAGGAGCCGGTGGAGGAGCCTGTTGCAGTTGGCAAGGGTGATGGTGGATTTGTTGCTAAAATGTGCAAACTTGTTGGACTCAGGAGCTGA